The Drosophila teissieri strain GT53w chromosome X, Prin_Dtei_1.1, whole genome shotgun sequence genome has a segment encoding these proteins:
- the LOC122624035 gene encoding galactosylgalactosylxylosylprotein 3-beta-glucuronosyltransferase I — protein sequence MSEVRIRPRQVLILIIVFLVVLMMVHRNGKRTCQGPEYLQAMFVQADTLPTIYAVTPTYPRPAQKAELTRLSHLFMLLPHLHWIIVEDTNATTSLVRNLLDRAGLEKRSTLLNIKTPSEFKLKGKDPNWIKPRGVEQRNLALAWLRSHVDDDRHSIVFFMDDDNSYSTELFAEMSKIERGRVGVWPVGLVGGLMVERPLLTEDGTKVTGFNAAWRPERPFPIDMAAFAISMDLFIRNPQATFSYEVQRGYQESEILRHLTTRDRLQPLADKCTDVLVWHTRTEKTKLSAEEALLKKGQRSDGGMEV from the exons ATGTCGGAGGTCCGCATTCGGCCGCGCCAGGTCCTCATCCTGATCATCGTCTTCCTTGTGGTGCTGATGATGGTACATCGAAACGGGAAGCGCACATGCCAGGGCCCAGAATACCTCCAGGCCATGTTCGTCCAGGCGGACACGTTACCCACGATTTACGCCGTAACGCCAACGTATCCACGGCCCGCCCAAAAGGCAGAGCTAACCAG ACTATCTCACCTCTTTATGCTGCTCCCGCACCTGCACTGGATCATTGTGGAGGATACGAACGCCACCACCTCGTTGGTCAGAAATCTTTTGGATAGAGCCGGCTTGGAGAAGCGATCCACGTTGCTAAACATCAAGACTCCATCCGAGTTCAAGCTGAAGGGCAAGGACCCCAACTGGATTAAGCCACGCGGCGTGGAGCAGCGAAATCTGGCTTTGGCCTGGTTAAGGAGCCATGTCGACGACGATCGGCATTCCATAGTGTTCTTCATGGACGACGACAACTCCTATTCCACGGAACTGTTCGCCGAGATGAGCAAAATCGAGAGGGGTCGCGTGGGCGTCTGGCCGGTGGGTTTGGTGGGCGGCCTGATGGTGGAGAGACCCTTGCTCACTGAGGACGGCACCAAGGTTACCGGATTCAATGCCGCTTGGCGACCGGAAAGACCATTCCCCATCGACATGGCCGCCTTCGCCATTAGCATGGATCTCTTCATCCGGAATCCGCAGGCCACGTTCTCGTACGAGGTGCAGAGAGGATATCAGGAGAGCGAGATTCTAAGGCATCTGACCACCAGGGATCGGCTTCAGCCGCTGGCCGATAAGTGCACGGATGTGCTCGTCTGGCACACGCGCACTGAGAAGACCAAACTATCCGCCGAGGAGGCGCTCTTGAAGAAGGGCCAGCGATCCGATGGCGGCATGGAGGTCTAA